The sequence below is a genomic window from Sardina pilchardus chromosome 9, fSarPil1.1, whole genome shotgun sequence.
GTTTCAATGTTTCACCGAAATGTGAATTATTAACACTGGAATCAATCAGActaaatggaatggaatgttttCTTTCTGAAACAATATAATCTCTTTGAGTGCCTTTCCTTAAACCTTCCTCGGGGCCAGGGTAACTCTGAATAGTCATCATCACGCTTATCTGTCACTTTGCAAACATGAGCATGTGCTTGTGGAGTGCTTTCCAAATGTTTTTGTGAACACTTACTGTTTGAGTGATGTACATACTGGTTCCAATCACCCTTATCACTTTATTGTAGCGCATCTCAAGATACTGCAAAGAAAGTATGAGGTCATTTTCACTCAATAACACGGGAGCAGTTACTTATTAACTGGAAATATACTGTAGTCCAAATGCAAATCATTCTGTCACAATTCCCGAAGGTTTGTTTAACAAATGAAAATCCTCCGACTATACACACATAACATTTAACTGCCCCAAATGGTCACTTTATTTTTATAGACTGACTTTATAGACTGAATTATTTGGATAAGTtgctttgtaaaaaaaatcagctaaaTTCCAatcaactttaactttaacttattTATGAATACCAAAGGTTGAGTGGCAAATCTTTATTAGTACAGTTCATGTCAACTTTCAACTTTTAACTGATAACATGTGCTAATAGCAGTGAAAGAGAGCGCCACTGCAACTTATTTTGGACATTTCACTACATTGCTGGTAGATGGTCATTTCTGCAGTGTTGTCCTGCTTACCTCATAGGTGCTGGTGATCCCCAGTCGATAAAACAGAGGGACGAACACCTCTGCGCTGAAAACGGACATGATGCAGTAGGAGAACATGAACAGCCAAAAGGCCGTGCCGTAGCGGTAGGCCTCGGCCGGCGTGCCAATGACGGTGATGCCCGACATGAAGCTGGCGGTGAGCGACATGGCCACGGGCACGGCGGTCATCTGACGGCCGCCCAGCAGGAACTCTTCGGTGCTGGTGTCCTTGCGGCTGCGGATGGCTTGGAAGAGGCCCACGCCCGCGGCCGCCAGCACAATGCCGATGAACACCACATAGTCCCATACGGAGAAGAGGGCCACGGGGCCACCACCTGTCATTCTGGTGGTCAGTTACTCAGCACAGGCCTTTAGAACTATGAaaggagtctttttttttatctccctcaCAACTTCAAAAGAACTTTTTATATGTTTCAAGTTTACAATCTCACGGTCATACAAGCAAGCTGATAAAATTGTTTCAAGTTGCTTCAAAATGTAAAACTTTACCTTCCAATGAATACACTTCTTCAACTTTGATCAAATTTGGAaatcaataatataataattgcATTTTTAAATCATGAATAATATGCTTTACAGCATGCAATATTTAGCACAGTAACTCTGGAAAATATATAACTGCATCTACATATAGGGAGAGACACAAATATCAAATCTTTCCTGCAGGTCACTGTCCTCTAGTCATGGTCCTGGAAATGTCTCTGAAGACCTGAGGCTCCTCTGTGTGCAGAAAGCTAATTTTCAACCGATAATGAATATCCAAATAGTGGCAATCCAGTATATCCTATGAGCAGTAGTGTCCTGGAACTCCTTAGTCCTGTAGAACGGGCTTGTAGTTTTGGAAGCTgatctttgtgtctgtcttaGAAGAGTGCACGAACAGTCTGTGTTCTTGGGTTGACCAGAGAAAAAGCTTTAGTTAATAATCCCTCAAGGACAAACTATACAAATGTTGTTCACCGCCCTTTGAGATAGTAAAAGAAAAGAGTCCTTTATAGCCCGGTTCATAAATTATGGTTCAGCTTGAGTTGCTCAACAGAATCGAAGCAGACTGACAGCTTCTGTTCAAGACATAACCTGGAACTTGATGAAGTCAACTGTTCTTGGCAAGATCATTCAAGCACATATTTATGGGTTGTACATGATTAATCATCACATCTTTGATAAGATAGCAACATGACTATCACCAGCAAGGTTAAACAACATGAGATAACAGGGGAGACATTTCCTAGCAGCAGTGATTTAGTTGTCAAAAGATGCTCTGATGACAGTCTGAAGGAAGTTTAGCGGTCGGATCTTTCTCTGTGGAATGCCTGAAATGCCTGACCACTCTCTGTACTGGTCTAGAGGGACATTTGTGGTTGTCCGCCAATGACGAGGAGTGATGCCAGGTCAGGCACGTTTCTGAAGCTGGTATCACACAGAAGAGTAAATGAGAAACAACCACTGGGGCTACAATCAGTAACAGACTCCATGCCATTCAAAAGGAAATGAACTCCGGTGAAAAAAATCATTAACCAAATTGTGGAGACACTTTGAGAGTTGACACTGACAGTTGTATCATTCAATGTCACTTTTTGAAACACCTCAAGGTCAGTTATCTGTTGACCATATTACACTATTAACTAAGTATtagttactcatgagttcatcatgtttgtggcccctcaactaaagtggtgaatgtgtttagagaaagagtttaagaaagtgtgtttagagagtttgtacaaattaagcccaacagtcatagtaactaatgcttagttaatctcctaataattcaggaaggcttacatgcatgaattcattatgattcatgcacagaaaaaaaatcatcatgatcatgcttaataaaccatagcTCATAAcgatgtagccaccatacttaatgctttagttgatgcgttgttcatgcatgaggtcatgaatgacatatggtgaactcatgtaaattcctgatgattcatgagacATGAAGCCATTAAGTAATGCATAAATAATATGATGTAACATGGACAGAACTTCAGGACATCATTCCTATCCATTCTTTTCGAGATGGAAACTCATTAGCTAATTACTTTGGAATTGTGATTACTTTAAACTGTTGTTAATTCATTATCATATGGGCTGGACATGTATTGTTATCATTGCAAAAGGAACGATGCTGACAAACAAACCGCTGTACATATGCTTATAATTGAGCAAAAATGTAATGCTAAAATGATAATGAtatagttcattcattcattcattcattcaacttttatttattctcggggattcattgagggtagcccttattttcaatgaagccAAGATTACAGAAACAAAGAAGGTACAAGAGATGTtaaaataagataataataagataatatacattacattgtagaggaggaagggggaaaaaataaaatatatagtaTGGTACTGTGAATGACTGAACGAATTTCGTCTTTGTAAGATTGTTTTCCCAATACTTAGATGTGTTTTTCATTCTTCGATCATTATTTGCTTTCATAATCCAAACAATTTAGCATATTCAGTAAATActgtttgcagtaatgtggtttATGACTTCATAGGTCATATTGTAATTTTCTTGATGCTGTATATCGACAGGTGCATTGCAGGTGTGCCTTTCAGAAAGGTAATTTAAACATCATTACAACGTCTATTGCCAGATGCCTGGGCCGCTGCTCTCGGCCTCGTTGCTCATTATGAGGTCACAGTGGTGGGTGTCGGTTACCGTGGCGAGGGAACACGGGTCCCTGTCCTGCGGAGTGTGTCCTAAGCGCAGGGAGATAAGGAATGCCAGGGATAAAGTGGGATTAGAGGGGAGGTATAAAGCACCGGAAGCATCTGACAGAGACAGAATAGTGTAAGCGCCCAGGTGAGTGGGATGCGTGCAAACCTCTTAAAGAAATCCCAGGGTCTTTTACATTAGAGGCTTTTCTCATTATGCTCTGGCTAAACTTTTTGAATGTTTTGATGTTGATCATTTTATTGAAATAAAGTTGGGCTTATAAGTCATATATAAATGTGTAGACATACACTCTGTGCAAGACAAACCCAATCTTTATTTGTAATTTTCTGAATCATTctcagcaatattttctttttttcacatatGTTTACAAAAATGGCAATGGAAATTATACGACTCAGTCAGTGTAAACACACCTCTATTTGAAATCATAATAGTATGTGACGGTTTTGTTGAATCTCTCTGTCCTGTTTTCCGCCCccagctgtgtggtgtgtgtaggctgcGGGTGGTGATGGCTGCGTCAGGACCTGCGTCTGCTTTCCTCAGCACTGTGCTGTGCCTGCTGCTCCGTCTGGCCGTGCCCATGTGTGTTCCCACCGAGTACACGCTGTACGTGGAGAAGCACGAGTGCGACTTCTGCGTggccatcaacaccaccatctgCGTGGGCTTCTGTTTCTCCAGGGTAAGAGCCCGCTGCCCGCAGCAGTGCCCGTTAGTCATCCGCTAGTCCTCCGTgaatatactgacatgtctatGAAGGTGTtgacgttctctctctctggatggtGTCGTAACGAATACATTTCCTGGTGAGGGATTTAATGaagtcttatcttatcttatatcTAAGGTGGTATATCGATGAATGTTATATTGTCACTATAATTGATTCTAAAACACTTTCACTTTGTCTGATGTGAATGGTGGCATGTCCGAAAGCTGGCATGCTGGAGTCCACTGTTTTAAATAATAGTTACCCAGAGATTGACTGAACATGCCCTCCTGGCATCATGTCAAAGTGCCTTTCACAGACACCAGACGCCAGGGCCAGGGCCTCCATGACTGCTCCCGAGGAGCTTGTTGGTCTTGCAGGGCAATCTTTGTGGTTGGTGTGCGAGGGCCAGTGTGAATTCAACAGATGAATGTGAGGAATTCAGGGGACGGAAGAGTGAGCTGCCCGGTGGAAAAGCACAGAGTGCAAATGCCATCACGGTCTCGGCAAGGCAGCTCACTGGATGCTATGCTGGAGGAGCATTGTTGACACCACACCAAATACTTTAAAGAAGGAATTTGATAGCTACACATTGCTTTACCTGAGAGGTCTCAGATAAGACCATTTCATTTTTCCGTGTCATATTTGGAAACTTCCTTCCTGCTTGCACATCAAAAGCAATGTTATAACCTTAAAACTCTTTATTGAAGTTTTACAAGGCTCAGTTACGCAACTGTACTCTTGAGTTATATGTAATGTTGTGTAAGTTTAGTCatatctctactgtcctatgcTCAACTTTAATGATGGAACTCTTGTCAATGTGTCGGGTAACTTGTACACCATATTTTAATCATACTAATCAGAGGATGTCATAAAGTGTCAGTATCTCCGCCATACTTAtttttatgtctttgtgtgtgtgtgtgtgtgtgtgtgtgtgtgtgtgtgtgtgtgtgcgtgtatttgtgttaTACATCCATATGTGTCCATATGAACTCACGTAAAAAAAACGTTCCAAAACAGGACAGCAACGTGAAAGAGCTGGCTGGGCCTCGTTTCCTGCACCAGAGGGGTTGCGCCTACCAGGAAGTGGAGTACCACACGGCCGTGCTGCCCGGCTGTGCCCGCCACGCCGACTCCCTCTTCACCTACCCCGTGGCCCGGAGCTGCCACTGCGGCACCTGCAGCACCTACAGTGACGACTGTGCCCAGCACAAGACTCGCAGTGTGGGCAGCGGACAGTGCTCCAAACCCCTGTGGCACCTCTACCCCTACCCTGACCAGAGCAACTACATCCAGTACgactgagggaggaggagggagggagtgagagaccagggagggggggagggggggagggggggtttggggtagtttcatgttgtgtttgtttagtttcaTGTTGAGCTTTAAGTTGATAGCATGACATTTGCTGAACTGTGCGTTCTTGCTTGTGTGGGCTGCTGGAGTGGATTTGTTTCTAAATGAATACGAAACCCTGTGTGCTCGGACATGCACAGAATGCCCTGTCTGGGTCAGTTGTTGTGATATGTGTGGGGGGTGCGCCCTGGTTATTGTGtttgctgctgccgccgctagccgcccccctcctctctctaccggCATTCACGTGATAACATTGTTTATAGTTCTATTATTAGGAGGGATTAACCCGTAGTAGCCCTGTCAAacgtcacatgtgtgtgtttctgagtcaCCCTGCCGTGTGTGCCTATCCGTGCCACAGAATACTGTGAATGTGATGCCAATTAAAGCTGGACGCTGCAAATAGCTCGGTCTAATCTGCATTAATCACATCCTGTGACACTGCGTCACTCAACCACTCCTCACTTCACTTCACACTACACCTTCTGCTGCCTCACACAATAGCATAGATCCGGAGTCGTGGAAAGTTTTCCCAGTTTTGCCCTTCATAATGTAGGAAGCCTGATATTTAGATACGGTTGAGTAGAACATTATATATACACAGATGAACTCATGAAAGAACACCCATAATTGATCATATTCACATAGCAGCATAAAACCACTGACAAACATGAAAGCCAGGAGCAAATCACAATCTAACAGCCTAACAAGACTGCTCAAGCCTGACCGAAGTTTAAGCTGATAAAACTCACTGCCATAAAACCAAAAAGGTAGTGTTTCTGAAAGATAGTGTCAACAGGGTGGTAAACATGAAAGAACACATGTTATTGTCACACTGAAACTCACTTATCCAAGTTCAGATTTCAAAATCTGGGCCATACCATAGAAAAATTAACAAAATTCCCAAAATAGATAGAATTGCTCTTTGGGCAAGATTATTAGGCTTGGCCGACTTGTACTATGGgttgaaatgtgtgtttattaATACCTACTGTACTAACAGCTTATTGTCTGTCAGTGATGAAGTATCAACACTAAGTGTTACAAAGGTCCGCGATATGTTTGGGTAGTATTCCCCATGAACAGTGCACGTGCCCACCACGCCAGGCAGTGAGGGCTCCGGAAAAGACAGCTGGAGTTTATTTATAAGTCACCAGCTCAGATACTAATGTTTGCTAATACTCTGGGAGGTCATGTGGAGGCCCGTATCGGTTGTCGTTGTTTAACTGTTCTCGTAAGCACATGGCTCACTATtgatttttcccctctctctgtttgggTTGGTGTTTGGGTCACATGCTTCAGTCATCCAGTATTCCATGAAAGACCAGACGTGACCGCACGCACCTGAAATCCTGCTTCTGAAATCCCCACAACTTTCCTCTCCCATGTTCACTTCCTA
It includes:
- the LOC134092260 gene encoding thyrotropin subunit beta-like, which gives rise to MAASGPASAFLSTVLCLLLRLAVPMCVPTEYTLYVEKHECDFCVAINTTICVGFCFSRDSNVKELAGPRFLHQRGCAYQEVEYHTAVLPGCARHADSLFTYPVARSCHCGTCSTYSDDCAQHKTRSVGSGQCSKPLWHLYPYPDQSNYIQYD